The Nocardia sp. NBC_00508 nucleotide sequence GCCATCGCGCAGATGCGTTCCCCCGATGCGAGCCCAGGTAGCCAGCGCTGCTTCTGTTCTTCGGTCGTAAGCTCGAGGAGGTACCGCAGAACCACATCGTCGAACAACCCGAGTGTGACGTTGAAGCTCGTGGTGAAAACCCGTGCGCTTTCCTCACATACGATCATCCTGTACCGATAGTCAGCCACACCGGAACCACCGTACGCCTCCGGAATCTCCAGACCGAAGATGCCGTGGCGTGCGGCCAGCGGGTAAACACCTCGATCGATGATCCGGCCTCTCTCCCAATCCTCGTAGTGTGGGACGACATCACGCTGGAAGAAGTTTCGGACGGTATCTCGATACAATTCGTGGTCGGAATTATATAGATCGCGGCGCATGGGCTTCCTCGGATTTCCCCGGAGACCGGGTCGTGCCGACGCCGATCTCTATTTCAATGGAATGCACGATAGCGGAACCCGGCCAGACAGCCCGGTATCGTCATCCCGAACTCTATCGGTATAGAACAGGGCGCGTCAGTGCAACGTATAGGGCTGTTAGCCGTCGAACGCACGCAGGATCATGTACGCTCCGGCGCGTTATCGAAGATCGTGTGCAGATTCCGAAGAGCTGGGAAGATGGAGGTCGGAATACTCATCGACGCGGGCGATCAGGCCGCCGTCATCGACGGTGACCACGACACAGACATCCGCGTCTATCTCGGTTCCGTCGGGCGCGGTGGAGCGAATGCGGTGCTGCTCGGCCACTCGATGGCCCTGCACGATCTGACGAACGTCCTCATACCTGTGCCGCCCCATCGAGCGTTCCATGGACGCCAGGATCTTCCTGTTCGACAGGATAGCCAGCGGAACTTCGGGACCCCCGTTGCGGGACAGCACCGCGTCCGGAGCGATAAGCGACCTGATCCGCTCACCGTCGCGCGCTTCCAAAGCGTCGAAGAAATGGCGGCACACGATGGCGGGTTCAGCAGACAAGAACTCGTCCCTTCTTCTTCGAGCCAGAGGCAGACGACCGGATTCGGTTGCCGTCGCACTCAGGAAATTCGATGCTCGTAACCGCTCCATTCAGACTCTCTCAGCAAGAACTTCTGAATCTTTCCAGTGGCGGTCTTCGGCAACTCCCCGAAAACGACACGCTTCGGAGCTTTGAAATGCGCCAACCTCTGGCGTACGTGGTCGATTATTCCGGCTTCCGTCGGAACGGAACCGTCACGTACACAGACGTATGCCGCGGGCACTTCACCCCACTTCTCATCCGGCACAGCAATGACGGCGACCTCGAAGACCGCAGGGTGAGATGCGATTGCCTGCTCGACCTCGATCGACGAGATGTTCTCCCCACCGGAGATGATGATGTCTTTCGAACGATCCTTCAGCTCCAGATAATGGTCCGAGTGCAACACGCCGATATCTCCCGAACGGAACCATCCTTCGGTCAGCGCCTGTCGCGTTGCCTCGGAGTTCTTCAGGTATCCCCGCATGACATTATTTCCACGGAACACGACTTCACCCTGCGCTACTCCGTCCGCTGGGACATCGTTCCCGTTGTCGTCGAGAACCCGCGGCGGGCGCGAAATGATCGTCGGTATGCCTTGCCGCGCATGAAGGCGCGCCAGCTCGTCCGGTTCGGCGTCGAACCACTCGGGTTGCAACTCGTTGATGACAGCAGGCCCGAGTGTCTCGGTGAGTCCATACAGGTGAGTCACGTCCATACCCAGGTCGGCCAGTCGCTGGAGGAGCGCAGGCGATGGCGGGGCACCACCCGTTCCGACCCGCAACCTGCGCCCGTCCAGCGCACGGGCTTCCTGGGCTGCAGCGAGTGAGCTCAGAACGGTAGGGGCGCCATTCAGATGGGAAATCGTTTCGCGGCGAATCAGCCGCCATGCGGTGTCCGCGTCGAACCGGCGCAGGCAGACGTGGGTGCCCCCGCATGCCGTCACCGCATACACGAATGCCCAACCGTGACAGTGAAATATCGGCAGTGTCCACAGCATTCTCGTCGACGCGTCGAGTTGGCTGTGTGCATACATCGAAAGAGATTGAAGGTACACTCCGCGATGGCTGAATATGACACCTTTGGGATTTCCGGTTGTTCCACTCGTGTAGTTGACGGAGAATACGGACAGCTCATACGTTATTTCCGCCTTCGACCGAGCAGAATCGCGCAGAAGAGCTTCATAGCCGTCCTGCGGCCCACCGATTCGGATCAACTCGATCCGAAGTCCGGTGCGGCCCAAGGCATCCGTGGCCACATCGGTCAACGACTCATCGACGAGCAGGACCCCGACCTCCGCGTGGTCGAGAATATAGGCCAGCTCACTGCCGTTCAATCGCGTATTGAGCGGGACGAGGGCAGAACCGGCCAACGGCACCCCGTAGTGAGCTTCGATCATCGCGTGGGTATTCGGCGCCAAGATCGCGACGGGCGCGCCACCCGCCATGCTCTGGATCCCGGTAGCCAACCGTCGCGAACGGTCCGCCAGTTCGGCATAGGTGAACCGCCGATCACCGTCGACGACGGCCAGGCGCTGGGCGTACACGTGCTCGGCACGGTCGAGGAACGAAAGCGGGGTGAGTGGCTGGAATCCGGGCAACTCCGAGCCGCCCGCGCCGACATCCGAGTCAGACTTCATGGTCTGCTCTCTCCGGAGCCGAGCAGAAGTTCACTATCGCCGCACAGACTTCTTTCTCACGCTCGATGATCGGCAAATGCCCGGCGCGATCGACCGGGAGATATTCCGCGTTCGGAATAAGACGGACGAACTCATCGGCATGCGCCACCGGCAGCAGCCCGTCGGACGTGCCGTGGATGACCAGCGACGGCGCCTTGATCAGGTGCAGGCGGCGCCGAAGGCCGCGGTCCGGCAGCGGCCACATGAACTTCGCCGCGACCGCCAGATTCTGGCTCCGCTCGATTGTTGCGGCGATCCGGTCGGAGGGATCCGCGACAGCGAGCGAAGGCTCCGGAACCGGGCTGTTCTGCGGGTCGTGCCACTTCGCCCGACGCAACCGCTCCGGACTCAGTGAAAACGGATCGGCTGTGTCGACACCGTCGAGCCACAAGCCGTATGCGTTGACCAGCACCAGGCGTTCCACGAGTTCGGGACAGAAAGCAGCCAGTTCCGCCGCGATCATCCCCCCGAAGCAGTGGCCGACGATGTCGACCCGCCCGACGCCGAACGTGCCCAGAAGTTCCCGATAGAACAGAACGAGATCGGTGATGTCCTGCAGCGCATCGAAGCCTTCCGACGCGCCGTACCCAGGATGCTCTGGGGCGATTACTCGCCGCGACCGGGCCAGCCGACGGAGGAACGGCGCGTCACCAGGGTGATGCTCGTAGCCGTGCAGGTATAGCAGGGGGCGCCCTTCACCGTGCGTCCACACACGAACCGTGTATCGGCCGAGCTTGTGCGACTCGATCAAAGTGGCCTCCAATGACGGCTAGTACGGCCGAAAGTCGTTGATAAGTCAGTATTCGTTAACATATGTTGTTGTGTCAATACTTCACTGGTCGAAACTCATCGGAACCCGACGTCCTCGCCAACCCCGCGGGAATTCACCTGCCTTGACGCGATTCAGCAACAAAGTTCCACTAGGGGTGGTCCGGCGACTCGGATGCAGACCACGCGAACCGGCATCGTTGGTGTCACATAAAGTGACTAGATGTTAACTTCAAGTCGCTACCAGTCGGCATTTCCGAAGCCGGGCAGGTGCGTGTGGGCATTCAGACCGCCGTCGGCTACGAAATAAGCCCCCGTGATGAACGACGACTCGTCGGATGCGAGGAAGAGCGCAACGTTCGCGATCTCCTGCGGATCGCCGAAGCGGCCCATCGGAATCGCATCCTTCACCGGTCCGAACTGGGCCGGACGCTCGTTCTCGGCCGCAAGCATGGCAGGCGTCCCGATCGGACCTGGACACACGGCGTTGCAGCGGATGCCTCGCCGGGCGTACTCGATAGCCGTCACGCGAGTCAAGTTGATCACACCGGCTTTGACGACGTTGTAGGCGGCGATCCCGTAGTCGGCCGCGAGCGCCGAGACGGAGCCCGTGTTCACGATGACGCCGGAACCCTGGGCCATCATCGTCGGCAGTGACACCTTGGTCGCATACCAGTACGCGGTCAGACCTACGTCGATCGTGTGCCGCCAGCCCTCGAGGTCCAACTCTCCGACCCGCCCCCACGCAAGCGCAATCGCATTGTTGTGCAGGATGTCCAATTTCCCGTAGGTGGTCCGCGCGTAATCGATCATCGCTTCGATATCAGCGGGTTGTGCCAGGTCCGCATGGAAGTACTCGGCTTCGCCGCCTGCTTGCTTGATCTCGGCGGCGACGGACTTCCCGGCCTGCTCGTCGATATCCACCACGACGACGGCAGCCCCTTCCCGGGCATACGTCTTCGCGGTAACCGCGCCGATACCGCCGCCGCCACCCGTGATCAGTGCTGTCTTTCCTTCAAGCCGCAACATTTGGTTCCCTGACATGTTCGGTGTAGTGACGGTACTTACTTGATGACGAGGGCGTTCGGAGGCGACGCGACGCCACCGCGGAGGTTCAACGGAGCGGAGGTGAACAGGCCTTCCCACACGCCATCTGTCACGCAGTCCTCGGCCAGCCGATCGAGATCGAAGAGCTCGCCGATCGGGATGCCGAGCAGTGGCAGAAGTCTCATGTGCGCGAACACATCGACCAGATCCGCCGCATCCGAGCCGGGGGGTATCTCCGGAGGGTATACCTCGAGGGCCGGATTGTCGGCGGCAACTGCCGCGACATGGAGGTCCCACAGCAGCTCGGCCGTTCGTTCGCATGATCGAAGCCCCGGGGTCGTCAAGTTGCCTGCCAATGCCTTCCGGGCCGCGTCATCGAGCCCCTTGTACCAGTCGATCCACCCCGTGCGGATCAGCAGAACGTCGCCCTCCTGCAACGAAACATCTTGGTAATCAGCAACTTTCAAGAGCTCTTCGGCGTCGATCGGATCGGCCGCGGACATGTCGAGCGGGCGGCCGATTCCGGAACGCCACCGAGCGATATCGAGGATGACCGCACGGCCGACCACGCCACGCCGGGCCCAATGATGAACGCCGTGTTCGGCATCGGCCACGCCGGAGTAGAAGCCGTGTTGAACGCTGCGCAGGTGCCGGAATCCATCCCACTGGCTCGAACTCTGGGTGTTCCAACCGTCCAATTCGTCATCGTGACCGAGACGACCGGGCAACCAATTGACGCGATGAGTGAAGCCGGCCCGGCCGAAAAGGGGAGGATCAGGAAGCTCCATCTCCCAGTTGACGGGGAACACCGCGCCCTTACGTACGAGCTTCGCCGCCGAGGTCACGCGCTCCGGCGTCAGTAGATTCAACGAACCGAAGACGTCGTCATCGCCCCACACGCCCCACGACGAGCCGCTCGGCCGGTCGGAGCGACTCACGAGCTCGTGGTAGGACGGGAGCCCGTCGTCCGTGCTGTCGTCAATCATCAATCGGCCCTCGCGATCTCGAATACACCAGCTATCCGCCCACACCCAAGCCGGCGACGATCCCGCCGTCGACGATGTACTCGGCGCCGGTGCAATGGCGACTCTCGTCGGATGCCAGGAACAGGGCGAGTGGAGCGACGTCCTCCGGCTGGGACACAGTGCCGATCGGGATCCGCGATCCGACCTGCTCCGCGCCTCCCGCTGTGGGAAGCATGTCGGCCAGCATGGGTGTATCGATCACGCCCGGATGTAGCGAGTTCACCCGAATGTGCGCGGGCGCCAGCTCGAGCGCCGCGGCCTTGGTCATTCCCCGTATTGCGAACTTACTGGCGCTGTAGGCAAGCATTCCCGGCCCACCGCGCAGACCCATGACAGACGATACGTTGATGATCGAACCACCACCGCTTCCTCGCATCACCGACGCGGCCGCTTGAATTCCGAGAAAGGTTCCCACCTGGTTTACTCGGATCACGTCGAGATACTCGTCGACGGAGGTCTTGCCGATAAGCGTGAGCCGGAAGATTCCCGCGTTGTTGACCAGAACGTCGAGACGCCCCGATACGTCGAGTGCGTGGTCGACCGCGCGAGTCCAACTGTCCGGGTCCGTGACGTCGTGATGGATGTAGGAGCATGCTGCCCCCAGCTCATCGGCGAGTGCGGAGCCCTCATCATCGCGAATGTCACCGATGATCACCCGCGCACCTTCGGCAACGAACAGGCGCGCTTCGGCGGCGCCCTGACCTCGGGCACCACCGGTGATCAGAGCCGTCTTTCCACTAAGCCGCGCCATCGTACATCCGTTCTTCCTGTGTTGATACTCGCGAGTCGGCCGCGCCCACGGACATCCGCGTCACCACTCCGCTCCAGCCCCGGACAGTGACGGCATCCCGGTCTGCGCAAAGAGTCCCCCATCGATGAGACAGTGCGAACCGGTCACGAACGACGATTCATCCGAAGCAAGGAAAAGCGCGAGATTCGCGACTTCTTCGGGTCGGCCGAGCCGCCCCATGGGAACCGCGTGCAACAGCGCCTTGGACATCTCATCCGGAACTTCCTGAAATGCCTTCTCGGAATGCGTCCAAATCGGGCCCGGGCAGATCGCGTTGCACCGAATCCCCTTGCGCGCGTAGTCGATCGCCGTGACCCTGGTCAGGTTGATCACTCCTGCCTTCGCGGCGCTGTAGGCGGCGAGCGTGTAGTCAGCGGCAAGAGCGGCCACCGATGCGGTATTGATGATGACCCCGCCCCCGTTCGGCACCATCACGCCCAACGCAACCTTCGTCGAATACCAGTACCCGGTCAGACAGACATCGATGGTCCGTTGCCAGTCGTCTGTCGACAATTCCCCCACCCGGCCCGCACCCAAGGTGTATGCGTTGTTGTGCAAGATATCGATCCGCCCGAACTGGCTACACGCGAACTCGACCATCGCGTCTACTTGCGCGTGATCGGAAATATCCGTCTCGACGAATGCCGCCCTACCGCCATCTTTTCGAATGCGGTCCGCCACACGCTGACCGAGCTCTTGATTGATATCGGCTACAACGACGGCGGCGCCCTCCCGGGCGAACCGCTCGGCGGTCGCTCTCCCGATCCCATGGGCGGAGCCAGTGATAACCGCCGTCTTACCCTCGAGTCGCAATGGGAAGCTCTCCTATGCAGTCGCCGCGACCTGCCCGGGCCTTGGTTGTTCCGAAGCCGTAACTCGGGCAGCTCTGCCGTAATGATGTCAGCGTACGTTCACTACTCTAACGATGTCAATGCAGCGCTCAGTCGAGCTCGAATCGGCGCGTGCAGATCGCAGTCCAACCAGGTTAGAGAGACAAACACGCTGGTTTCGTCGCCCACGGAACGGGGCATGACACGCACCTAACGCAACGCATATGATATCGTTCGTTAACGTTCAGATCGAACCAATTGATGGCTGATCACCCCACGTCAACCGCCGTTCGGTGCGCGGGATCCTCCGACGACGTCGGCGATGCTCCTGCTTCGCATTCGGGGCTTCGCAGGTTGTGATTGCCGTCCTGGTCAAAAACGAGTGGTGGTTAACCGATGGGCTTCGTCGATGTCGCCGACAATGGGGCGCTGCGAACGATCACGTTGAACAGGCCCGCGCGCCGAAACGCCTTGGGGCCGGAGTTGTTGGACGAGCTCGAGCAGATCGTAAACGACACCGCTTCCTGGCCGGGGCAAGTAGCGGTAATCCAAGGGGCGGGTCAGTCGTTCAGTGCGGGTGCGGACCTCAAAGCCCCGATTGCACCAGAGGATACGTGGCAATCACGGCGTATCGGCGTATCGCGATGGAACCGCCTGGTCGATTCCCTCGAGACCCTTCCGCAGATAACTGTTGCCAGGCTGCACGGTCACGTCATCGGCGGGGGTGCCGTCCTGGCACTCGCCTGCGACCTGCGCGTTGCGCATCATGATGTGCAGATCAGCTTTCCCGAGCTGTTTCTCGGGCTGCCGTTGACGATGGGCGGTGTCTCGCGACTGATCAGAGAAGTAGGGGTCAGTCGTGCGCGCGAGGCGATACTCACCAGGAAGAAGATCGGCGCCGCGGAAGGCCTCGCCTGGGGGCTCGTCCACCGCGTTGCCGACAGTGAAAAGGACCTTTCACAACTGACCGACGAGTTGCTCCGCGCACCCGCCGCCGTGCAGTCGATGACCAAGCAGGCGATCCACAACTCGAGCCGGTCCGTGGTGTCGACCGAGGGAACGTGGTCGGATGCCGACATTCTCAGCCTGATCGCGGGACATCCGGAGACAACGCTCGGTCGGCGCGAACCCACGACGGCTCCGAATCGAGCACAGACAAGTGACATGGTCGAGGAGGACCGGTGCCGATAGATCTTACGTACTCGCCGGTGTTGCTGGATCTCGTCGAGCGGACGAAAGCGTTCACGCGCGACGTGGTACTCCCTATCGAGGATTCGTTCGACGGCGACATCACCGCCGCAGGAGGCGACACCCTGCGGGCCGAACTGCAGTCCGCCGCCAAAGCCGCGGGTGTATTCGGCCCGCATGTACCCGCGGAACTCGGTGGGCACGGCCTGGACATGTCGAGTCGTGTCCCGGTCTTCGAGGAGGCGGGGTACTCGCTGTTCGGACCGATGGCGCTGAACATCGCCGCACCCGACGAAGGAAACCTTCACCTCCTCGCGCACGTGGCCGATCCCGATCAGAAACAGCGCTACCTCGCACCGCTTGCGCGGGGCGATGTCCGTTCCGCCTTTGCGATGACCGAGCCCGCGCCGGGCGCGGGCTCGGACCCGTCAGCCCTCAGCACGCGAGCCGACAGGTCCGACGGAGGTTGGCGAATCAGTGGGCGAAAGTGGTTCATCACCGGAGCCGATGGCGCTGCCTTCTTCATCATCATGGCGCGCACGTCGGGCACACCGGGGCAACGAGGCGGCGCGACCATGTTCCTGGTACCGGCGCAGACACCGGGGCTCCGTGTCGGTCGGCATATCAACACCATGGACAAGGCGATGGTCGGCGGACATTGCGAGCTACTCCTCGACGAGGTCCGGATTCCCGACTCCGCCGTCCTCGGAGAAGTCGACCGCGGGTTCGAGTACGCGCAGATCCGGCTCGGGCCGGCCCGAATGACACACGTGATGCGCTGGCTGGGCGCGGCGCGGCGCGGGCACGATTTCGCTGTCGCGCATGTCGCACGCCGCCGCGCGTTCGGGGCCAGGCTCGGCGATCTCGGCATGGTGCAGAAGATGATCGCGGATAACGAGATCGACATCGCAGCCA carries:
- a CDS encoding nuclear transport factor 2 family protein, translated to MSAEPAIVCRHFFDALEARDGERIRSLIAPDAVLSRNGGPEVPLAILSNRKILASMERSMGRHRYEDVRQIVQGHRVAEQHRIRSTAPDGTEIDADVCVVVTVDDGGLIARVDEYSDLHLPSSSESAHDLR
- a CDS encoding AMP-binding protein; translation: MPGFQPLTPLSFLDRAEHVYAQRLAVVDGDRRFTYAELADRSRRLATGIQSMAGGAPVAILAPNTHAMIEAHYGVPLAGSALVPLNTRLNGSELAYILDHAEVGVLLVDESLTDVATDALGRTGLRIELIRIGGPQDGYEALLRDSARSKAEITYELSVFSVNYTSGTTGNPKGVIFSHRGVYLQSLSMYAHSQLDASTRMLWTLPIFHCHGWAFVYAVTACGGTHVCLRRFDADTAWRLIRRETISHLNGAPTVLSSLAAAQEARALDGRRLRVGTGGAPPSPALLQRLADLGMDVTHLYGLTETLGPAVINELQPEWFDAEPDELARLHARQGIPTIISRPPRVLDDNGNDVPADGVAQGEVVFRGNNVMRGYLKNSEATRQALTEGWFRSGDIGVLHSDHYLELKDRSKDIIISGGENISSIEVEQAIASHPAVFEVAVIAVPDEKWGEVPAAYVCVRDGSVPTEAGIIDHVRQRLAHFKAPKRVVFGELPKTATGKIQKFLLRESEWSGYEHRIS
- a CDS encoding alpha/beta fold hydrolase, which encodes MIESHKLGRYTVRVWTHGEGRPLLYLHGYEHHPGDAPFLRRLARSRRVIAPEHPGYGASEGFDALQDITDLVLFYRELLGTFGVGRVDIVGHCFGGMIAAELAAFCPELVERLVLVNAYGLWLDGVDTADPFSLSPERLRRAKWHDPQNSPVPEPSLAVADPSDRIAATIERSQNLAVAAKFMWPLPDRGLRRRLHLIKAPSLVIHGTSDGLLPVAHADEFVRLIPNAEYLPVDRAGHLPIIEREKEVCAAIVNFCSAPERADHEV
- a CDS encoding SDR family NAD(P)-dependent oxidoreductase — translated: MLRLEGKTALITGGGGGIGAVTAKTYAREGAAVVVVDIDEQAGKSVAAEIKQAGGEAEYFHADLAQPADIEAMIDYARTTYGKLDILHNNAIALAWGRVGELDLEGWRHTIDVGLTAYWYATKVSLPTMMAQGSGVIVNTGSVSALAADYGIAAYNVVKAGVINLTRVTAIEYARRGIRCNAVCPGPIGTPAMLAAENERPAQFGPVKDAIPMGRFGDPQEIANVALFLASDESSFITGAYFVADGGLNAHTHLPGFGNADW
- a CDS encoding cyclase family protein codes for the protein MIDDSTDDGLPSYHELVSRSDRPSGSSWGVWGDDDVFGSLNLLTPERVTSAAKLVRKGAVFPVNWEMELPDPPLFGRAGFTHRVNWLPGRLGHDDELDGWNTQSSSQWDGFRHLRSVQHGFYSGVADAEHGVHHWARRGVVGRAVILDIARWRSGIGRPLDMSAADPIDAEELLKVADYQDVSLQEGDVLLIRTGWIDWYKGLDDAARKALAGNLTTPGLRSCERTAELLWDLHVAAVAADNPALEVYPPEIPPGSDAADLVDVFAHMRLLPLLGIPIGELFDLDRLAEDCVTDGVWEGLFTSAPLNLRGGVASPPNALVIK
- a CDS encoding SDR family NAD(P)-dependent oxidoreductase translates to MARLSGKTALITGGARGQGAAEARLFVAEGARVIIGDIRDDEGSALADELGAACSYIHHDVTDPDSWTRAVDHALDVSGRLDVLVNNAGIFRLTLIGKTSVDEYLDVIRVNQVGTFLGIQAAASVMRGSGGGSIINVSSVMGLRGGPGMLAYSASKFAIRGMTKAAALELAPAHIRVNSLHPGVIDTPMLADMLPTAGGAEQVGSRIPIGTVSQPEDVAPLALFLASDESRHCTGAEYIVDGGIVAGLGVGG
- a CDS encoding SDR family NAD(P)-dependent oxidoreductase, yielding MRLEGKTAVITGSAHGIGRATAERFAREGAAVVVADINQELGQRVADRIRKDGGRAAFVETDISDHAQVDAMVEFACSQFGRIDILHNNAYTLGAGRVGELSTDDWQRTIDVCLTGYWYSTKVALGVMVPNGGGVIINTASVAALAADYTLAAYSAAKAGVINLTRVTAIDYARKGIRCNAICPGPIWTHSEKAFQEVPDEMSKALLHAVPMGRLGRPEEVANLALFLASDESSFVTGSHCLIDGGLFAQTGMPSLSGAGAEW
- a CDS encoding enoyl-CoA hydratase/isomerase family protein — its product is MGFVDVADNGALRTITLNRPARRNALGPELLDELEQIVNDTASWPGQVAVIQGAGQSFSAGADLKAPIAPEDTWQSRRIGVSRWNRLVDSLETLPQITVARLHGHVIGGGAVLALACDLRVAHHDVQISFPELFLGLPLTMGGVSRLIREVGVSRAREAILTRKKIGAAEGLAWGLVHRVADSEKDLSQLTDELLRAPAAVQSMTKQAIHNSSRSVVSTEGTWSDADILSLIAGHPETTLGRREPTTAPNRAQTSDMVEEDRCR
- a CDS encoding acyl-CoA dehydrogenase family protein, which codes for MPIDLTYSPVLLDLVERTKAFTRDVVLPIEDSFDGDITAAGGDTLRAELQSAAKAAGVFGPHVPAELGGHGLDMSSRVPVFEEAGYSLFGPMALNIAAPDEGNLHLLAHVADPDQKQRYLAPLARGDVRSAFAMTEPAPGAGSDPSALSTRADRSDGGWRISGRKWFITGADGAAFFIIMARTSGTPGQRGGATMFLVPAQTPGLRVGRHINTMDKAMVGGHCELLLDEVRIPDSAVLGEVDRGFEYAQIRLGPARMTHVMRWLGAARRGHDFAVAHVARRRAFGARLGDLGMVQKMIADNEIDIAATRALLVHACWELDAGHTASDSTSITKTFAAEAIFRVADRSMQMCGALGIADDAPLARLVREIRPFRIYDGPSEVHRWAIAKRAIRAAQIPAEKTAQ